Part of the Azospirillum brasilense genome is shown below.
GGCGAAGCGTTCCTGCACCAGCAGCGCCAAACTCGCCCAGCCCTTGCGCATGTCGGTGTGCCCGCTGGCCAGCCACACCCGCACGCCACTCGGCACCGGGATCATGCCAGGGCACCGACAACGGCCGCCGCCAGGGCCGGATCGACTGGCCCTTCCAGACGCAGGCGTGCCCCGCTGGGCAGGATGACCTCGAGAACCGCCGGGCTTATCGCAGGCCTTGCCGGTGGCGGCAACGGTCCAGGGGGCTCCCCGGCCGTCGGTTCGGTTTCAGTCGGCTCCGGCGTGATGGTCACCGCGACGAAACTGGACGGTTCGGCCACGGCGGTCCCGCTGGACTGCATCAGCCCTCGCCAACGGTAAAGCAGGCTTTCGTGCACGCCCAGCCGGCGGGCCGCTTCCGTCACCACCACACCGGGGCGGAACGCCTCCTCGACCATCCGCATCTTCTCCGCCGGCGTGTAATTCCGCCGCCGTTCCGTCCCCGTCAGAACCTCGACCCGTTGATAAGCCATGACGTTTGCAACTCGTTTGCGTCCGCGCGATGACGCGCCACGCAAAACTCAGACGCCAGACCCTACTTTGCCAAGGCGGCGCTCACCGGAGGCGTACGAACAAAGATCATCTGCGGCAGGAACAGCAGCGTGCTCGCCAACGCGAACTCCGGCCGCAGATAAGCCATGTAGCCGAGCACGCCGACCAGGATCCCACTTTGCAACAGGGGTTCCGACAGGCTGATGCCGACGAAACTCCCGACCGGGTCCGCCCCCGACAGGACCAGTGCGATCGCCACACCGCCTTGTTCATGCGAAGCGCTCGACTGTGAGGCATGGCCGCACAAGCCGAGAATTGTCATGCGCAGGTGCCTCACCGCCGTTTCGCTGACCCAGCCACGGTAGAGGTTCAGGATGAACTTGAGCACGCCTTCAAGAATGGCGATGCCGAGATAGACGACGGACAGCCCCACGATCGCCGAAAGCGATCCGGACGAAATGGCATCGTTGATGATGCGCCTCTGGATTTCAAGGGGCCACACGCTCAAAAGGAAGACCATGGCGGACAGGACCGACAGCCCGACTTGGTGTTTCCCGCTGTGGCGCCACACATAGCTGGCGATCGATGGCGGCAACGGCTCGGGCCGGCCTCCCCGCACCGCGGCTTCGTGCTGCACCGCGTGAATCATCGTATCGTCAGGCTTCGTGCGCTCGGTGCTCGGACCGCCGGCTGGACGGTCCGTGCGGGAACTGGCCCGCTGCCATCGCCCCTCGTCGCGCCTGTCGTCCATACCAGCGATAAAACAAGCGCTTGATGCTCTCGGCCAAAATCAGGTAGGCCGCGACGGTCCCCGCCAGGAAGATGAAGTAACCCAATGGCAGGCTTACGAAGCCGAACAGCGGGCCGAGCGGGCTCAGCGGGATGAGTGCCGCAAGCAGGACCATCCCCACCGACAAGGCCGCCAGAAGTGGATGCGGCCGACTGACCAGCGGCGACCGCCGCGTCCGGATGACGAAGATGATCAGCGCCTGGGTCGCCAGGGATTCCACGAACCAGCCGGTCTGGAAAAGCGCCTCCCCGGCACCGAATATGGTCAGCAGGGCGTAGAAGGTCAGGAAATCGAACAGGGAACTGACCGGCCCCAGGATGAGCATGAAGCGGCGGATCAGATCCATGTTCCAGCGGACCGGGCGGACGATGGTTTCCGGATCGACGCGGTCGAAGGGGATGCCGATCTCCGACGCGTCGTAGAGCAGGTTGTTCAGCAGCACCTGGATCGGAAGCATCGGCAGGAAGGGCAGGACCAACGCGGCGCCCGCCATGCTCAGCATGTTGCCGAAATTCGAACTGCTTCCCATCAGGATGTATTTGGTGACGTTCTCGACCGTACGGCGGCCTTCCAGCACGCCGCCGTGAATCACCGACAGGTCGTGTTCCAGCAGGATCAGGCTCGCCGCGTCCTTGGCCACATCGGCGGCGCCGTCGACCGAGATGCCGACATCGGCCGCGTGCAGCGCCGCCGCGTCGTTGATGCCGTCGCCGAGAAAGCCCACCGCGTGCCCGCGTTGCTTCAGCGCCAGCAGCACGCGCTGCTTCTGCGGCGGCGACAGCCGGCAGAACACGTTCACTTTGGCGAGCCGCAAGCGGAGCGCCTCCTCGCTCATGGCGCGCAGCTCGTCGCCGGTGATCAGACCGGTCACGGGAATGCCCAGATCGCGGCAGACGTGCCGGGTCACGCGGTCGTTGTCACCGGTCAGGATCTTCACGGCGACCCCGGCCTTCGACAAGGCGTGCACGGCCGCCGCCGCGTCGGCCTTGGGCGGGTCGAGGAAGGCGGCGAAGCCAGCGAACACCAGTTCGGTCTCGTCCGTGACCCGCGCTTCCCGCTGGTCCGGCCCGACCACGCGCGAGGCGATGCCGAGCACCCGGAACCCGTCGTCGCTCAACTGTTCGAACAGGCGCTGGACGCGCGCCCTGGCCTCGGTGTCGAAGGCGCTCGGCCGCCCAGGCCCCGGCTCGTATTGGGTGGACAGGCGCAAGACATCCTCCGGCGCACCCTTGACGATCAGCAGGTGCTGTCCGCCGCGCTCCAGAAGGACGGAGACGCGCCGACGCTCGAAGTCGAAGGGCACCTCGTCGAGCTTGAGCCAATCGACGGCATCCGGCTGGCCATGCTCCAGGATGGCGTCGTCGAGCGGGCTGCGGATGCCGCTTTCGAAGCGGCTGTTGAGCCAGGCCAGCCGGAACACCCCGTCGTTGTCTTCTCCTTGAGCGTCGATGTGCCGGACCAGACGGATGCGCGCCTCGGTCAGGGTACCGGTCTTGTCCGTGCACAGGACATCCATGGCTCCCAGATTGTGCAGCGCCGTCAGCCGCTTGACGATCACCTTGCGTTCGGCGAGACGCAGGGCGCCGCGGGCCAGCGTCACCGTCAAGACCATCGGCAGCAATTCCGGCGTCAGCCCGACCGCCAGCGCGACCGCGAACATCAGCGATTCCAGCCAGGGCCTGTGGAACAGCACGTTCGCCAGCAGCACGAACAGCACCAGGAACACGGTCACACGCAGGATCAGCAGACCGAAATGGCGCACGCCGATCT
Proteins encoded:
- the tnpA gene encoding IS66-like element accessory protein TnpA yields the protein MAYQRVEVLTGTERRRNYTPAEKMRMVEEAFRPGVVVTEAARRLGVHESLLYRWRGLMQSSGTAVAEPSSFVAVTITPEPTETEPTAGEPPGPLPPPARPAISPAVLEVILPSGARLRLEGPVDPALAAAVVGALA
- a CDS encoding ABC transporter transmembrane domain-containing protein, giving the protein MIHAVQHEAAVRGGRPEPLPPSIASYVWRHSGKHQVGLSVLSAMVFLLSVWPLEIQRRIINDAISSGSLSAIVGLSVVYLGIAILEGVLKFILNLYRGWVSETAVRHLRMTILGLCGHASQSSASHEQGGVAIALVLSGADPVGSFVGISLSEPLLQSGILVGVLGYMAYLRPEFALASTLLFLPQMIFVRTPPVSAALAK
- the mgtA gene encoding magnesium-translocating P-type ATPase; translated protein: MEIDPDSVAPASQPLDSLLAGIGSTAGGLSGAEADARLTRCGSNDLSAVRRRPLWLQFLDRLHNPLLIILLLASGFSAMAGDFYSFAIVVIIVFVSVVLDFVQEVRANNAIEDLRRSVALRARVLRDGQERELPVERLVPGDVVQLVAGDLVPADARLIEARDLFVNQALLTGEPYPTEKHAANLPHAADPSEATNMLFMGTSVISGTGRAVILRTGRATLLGAMAHSLRAPPPPTDFEIGVRHFGLLILRVTVFLVLFVLLANVLFHRPWLESLMFAVALAVGLTPELLPMVLTVTLARGALRLAERKVIVKRLTALHNLGAMDVLCTDKTGTLTEARIRLVRHIDAQGEDNDGVFRLAWLNSRFESGIRSPLDDAILEHGQPDAVDWLKLDEVPFDFERRRVSVLLERGGQHLLIVKGAPEDVLRLSTQYEPGPGRPSAFDTEARARVQRLFEQLSDDGFRVLGIASRVVGPDQREARVTDETELVFAGFAAFLDPPKADAAAAVHALSKAGVAVKILTGDNDRVTRHVCRDLGIPVTGLITGDELRAMSEEALRLRLAKVNVFCRLSPPQKQRVLLALKQRGHAVGFLGDGINDAAALHAADVGISVDGAADVAKDAASLILLEHDLSVIHGGVLEGRRTVENVTKYILMGSSSNFGNMLSMAGAALVLPFLPMLPIQVLLNNLLYDASEIGIPFDRVDPETIVRPVRWNMDLIRRFMLILGPVSSLFDFLTFYALLTIFGAGEALFQTGWFVESLATQALIIFVIRTRRSPLVSRPHPLLAALSVGMVLLAALIPLSPLGPLFGFVSLPLGYFIFLAGTVAAYLILAESIKRLFYRWYGRQARRGAMAAGQFPHGPSSRRSEHRAHEA